A region from the Achromobacter seleniivolatilans genome encodes:
- a CDS encoding alpha-hydroxy acid oxidase — MSDPLRHLLSLHDFQAAARKRLPKPIYAYVSGAVEDGQSERGNRSAFAQYGFRPKVLVDVSARSTRATVLGREYNAPVGVAPMGISALSSYRGDIVLARAAAEAGVPCIMSGSSLIRLEDVMQAAPGTWFQAYLPGDDAQISALIDRVAAAGVSTLVLTVDTPVAANRENNVRAGFSTPLRPSVGLAWQGITHPRWLFGTFLRTLLRHGMPHFENNYATRGAPILSANVLRDFSDRGHLNWQHVAAIRRRWKGQMVIKGILHPDDARAARAQGMDGIIVSNHGGRQLDGSISPLKALPAIVEAAGGIDVMLDSGVRRGSDVLKAMALGARCVFVGRPFNYAAAVGGQHGVAHAIALIVEEVRRNMGLLGVVDLNAVNADCVVQLTSA; from the coding sequence ATGTCCGACCCCTTGCGCCACTTGCTCAGTCTGCATGATTTCCAGGCTGCGGCCAGGAAGCGTCTGCCCAAACCCATTTATGCCTATGTGTCGGGCGCCGTGGAAGACGGGCAGTCTGAACGCGGTAACCGATCCGCCTTTGCGCAATATGGCTTCCGGCCAAAAGTGCTGGTCGATGTGTCGGCGCGCAGCACGCGCGCCACGGTGCTGGGCCGTGAATACAACGCGCCGGTGGGCGTCGCGCCGATGGGTATTTCTGCCTTGTCCAGCTATCGCGGAGACATTGTGCTGGCCCGCGCGGCAGCAGAGGCCGGTGTGCCGTGCATCATGAGCGGGTCCTCTCTGATCCGTCTGGAAGACGTGATGCAAGCCGCGCCTGGAACCTGGTTCCAAGCCTATCTGCCCGGCGATGATGCGCAGATTTCCGCGCTGATCGATCGCGTTGCGGCGGCGGGCGTGTCTACCCTGGTGTTGACGGTAGATACGCCTGTTGCTGCAAATCGCGAGAACAATGTGCGCGCGGGTTTCTCCACGCCATTGCGTCCCAGTGTGGGACTTGCCTGGCAAGGCATAACGCATCCGCGATGGCTGTTCGGCACGTTTCTGCGCACACTGTTGCGCCATGGCATGCCGCACTTTGAAAACAACTATGCGACGCGTGGCGCGCCGATCCTGTCAGCCAATGTGCTGCGCGATTTCTCGGATCGCGGTCATTTGAACTGGCAGCATGTGGCGGCAATCCGCCGGCGCTGGAAGGGCCAGATGGTGATCAAAGGCATTCTGCATCCGGACGATGCGCGTGCGGCACGTGCGCAAGGTATGGATGGAATCATCGTGTCGAATCATGGCGGCAGGCAGTTGGACGGCAGCATTTCGCCATTGAAAGCCTTGCCCGCCATTGTCGAGGCAGCGGGCGGCATCGACGTGATGCTTGATAGCGGCGTGCGGCGCGGCTCGGATGTGTTGAAGGCGATGGCTCTGGGGGCGCGTTGCGTTTTCGTGGGGCGGCCGTTCAACTATGCGGCGGCGGTAGGGGGCCAGCACGGCGTGGCGCATGCGATTGCGCTGATCGTTGAAGAAGTTCGGCGCAATATGGGGCTGCTGGGCGTGGTGGACTTGAACGCGGTAAACGCGGACTGCGTAGTGCAACTGACCAGCGCGTAA
- a CDS encoding LysR family transcriptional regulator produces the protein MTLKQLEAFYWAATCKNFAIAANRLNISVSSLSKRIGELEASIGADLFNRSARSATLTALGEQLVQHAKDLLRNADQFMQQANNNLAYSGRCRFGAGELTSLTWMPRLIEAIQRAHPNLLVEPFVGVGELVEQGLEEGDLDFAVIAGPSTRASIASHLIGSAEFEWVASPRAVPNPAALTPADLPGLTLITQPQSSGAIRMLDDWLTEQGVSPGRNQCCNSWGAIAGMLRQGLGLGFLPTAWAHILIQRGDLRRLPGFPPLRPLPYTFEWRRDDTRPMLHTLRVLAQDTLEFSAPAGMV, from the coding sequence ATGACGCTCAAGCAACTCGAAGCCTTTTACTGGGCCGCCACGTGCAAGAACTTTGCCATTGCCGCCAATCGGCTGAATATCTCGGTGTCGTCGCTGTCCAAGCGAATTGGCGAGCTTGAGGCATCCATTGGCGCCGATCTGTTCAACCGCAGCGCGCGCAGCGCCACGTTGACAGCGCTGGGTGAACAACTGGTGCAGCACGCCAAGGATCTGCTGCGCAATGCAGACCAGTTCATGCAGCAGGCCAATAACAATCTGGCGTACTCCGGGCGCTGCCGTTTCGGGGCGGGCGAGCTCACCTCGCTGACCTGGATGCCGCGATTGATTGAAGCGATCCAGCGCGCGCACCCCAATCTGCTCGTGGAGCCGTTTGTAGGCGTGGGCGAACTGGTGGAACAGGGCCTGGAAGAAGGCGATCTGGATTTCGCGGTGATCGCCGGGCCGTCTACACGCGCGTCGATCGCTTCTCACCTGATCGGCAGCGCCGAATTCGAATGGGTCGCATCGCCGCGCGCAGTACCGAATCCCGCCGCCCTGACGCCCGCGGACTTGCCCGGGCTGACTCTGATCACCCAGCCGCAAAGCTCAGGCGCGATCCGCATGCTGGACGACTGGCTGACCGAACAAGGCGTGTCGCCAGGCCGCAATCAGTGTTGCAACAGCTGGGGCGCCATTGCGGGCATGCTGCGCCAGGGCTTGGGCCTGGGTTTTCTGCCGACCGCCTGGGCGCATATCCTGATTCAACGCGGCGACCTGCGTCGCCTTCCAGGTTTCCCGCCTCTGCGGCCGTTGCCATACACCTTTGAGTGGCGCCGGGACGACACTCGCCCCATGCTGCACACTCTGCGCGTGCTGGCGCAAGACACATTGGAATTCAGCGCGCCCGCCGGAATGGTGTAA
- a CDS encoding GGDEF domain-containing protein — protein sequence MYVDLLTLYFIAIGTLLASAGMTFWEHRTNPTRSKALRILAAGFATLAMGCAAILLRRHMPVALASPISNLVILSGYLLILNGIAALSNRQYRTASTGLLLLMAVVWAVAGVRWQEVVWNYISSIPIALISAVTAWEMLRCDAMKPLKARYIVVAVAGIHALLYTGRAFLLPWLVSEYGLAIQSIASKLTVYEGALYSVILPMTLLKLVRDETHGQLLLESQTDYLTRLGNRRWFFEQGARIVEAGGAPVSVLAFDLDQFKAVNDQYGHQTGDSVLKSFAEVARSVLGPEAILARIGGEEFAALLEGESALHARSLGHAVRTRFAENVSRGTSSLGISATVSIGLAQYQNDVPPLADGLAAADRALYRAKSLGGNRLEQAQTAAERQTG from the coding sequence ATGTACGTCGACCTTCTTACCCTTTACTTCATTGCAATCGGAACACTTCTCGCCAGTGCCGGGATGACGTTCTGGGAGCATCGGACCAATCCCACCCGCAGCAAAGCACTGCGGATTCTGGCGGCCGGATTCGCGACGCTGGCGATGGGTTGCGCCGCGATTCTGCTTCGCCGCCACATGCCCGTTGCGCTGGCGTCCCCGATCAGCAATCTTGTCATTCTTAGCGGCTATCTGTTGATCCTTAACGGAATTGCCGCGTTGAGCAATCGCCAGTACCGCACAGCGTCCACAGGTTTGCTGTTGCTGATGGCGGTAGTGTGGGCTGTCGCCGGCGTGCGATGGCAGGAAGTTGTGTGGAACTACATCAGCTCGATCCCTATCGCGCTTATCAGCGCCGTGACGGCCTGGGAGATGTTGCGCTGCGACGCGATGAAACCGCTGAAGGCGCGGTACATCGTTGTGGCCGTGGCGGGCATCCATGCGCTGCTCTACACCGGTCGCGCATTCCTGCTGCCGTGGCTCGTGTCGGAGTACGGTCTGGCGATACAGTCTATTGCCAGCAAGCTCACCGTCTACGAAGGCGCTCTGTATTCCGTCATCTTGCCGATGACGCTGCTCAAGCTGGTGCGCGACGAAACTCATGGCCAACTTTTGTTGGAGTCGCAGACTGACTACCTGACCCGTCTGGGCAATCGCAGATGGTTCTTTGAGCAGGGCGCGCGAATTGTTGAGGCAGGGGGCGCGCCGGTGTCGGTGCTTGCCTTCGACCTGGATCAATTCAAAGCCGTGAACGATCAATACGGTCACCAGACCGGCGACAGCGTGTTGAAGTCATTCGCCGAAGTGGCCCGCAGTGTATTGGGGCCCGAGGCCATTCTTGCGCGTATTGGCGGGGAAGAGTTCGCCGCATTGCTGGAAGGCGAGAGCGCGCTTCACGCCCGATCACTGGGCCACGCGGTCCGCACGCGTTTCGCGGAAAACGTATCCCGCGGGACAAGCAGCCTAGGAATATCGGCCACGGTCAGCATTGGGCTTGCGCAATACCAGAACGATGTGCCGCCGCTTGCCGATGGGCTTGCTGCCGCGGACCGCGCCTTGTACCGGGCTAAGTCGCTGGGCGGGAATCGTCTGGAACAGGCGCAGACGGCGGCAGAACGACAGACCGGCTGA
- a CDS encoding Bug family tripartite tricarboxylate transporter substrate binding protein, with protein MQHPHKRRTLRVLAISAALLTGATFLNGAAQAAGYPERPINLIVSYGPGGGTDLVARMLAPFLQKYLGNDARIVVLNRPGAGGAIGFTELARAQADGYTIGFINTPNLLTIPIERKSAFSWQSYDLLGNLIDDPGAFTVRNDNPLKTLADLSDYAKKNPGKVTVGTTGTGSDDHLAMLRFERSSNTQLSHIPYKGAGEVRGALAGGEITIGAINVGEALQYQKGGTPLRFLGQMGKTRSAALPDVPTFKEQGYDFELASLRGLAAPKGLPEEVRGKLVSALKRTVDDPEFQAKAKEMFAPLRYLPPAEYAKELAAGEAEFQQLWKAAPWLDK; from the coding sequence ATGCAACACCCCCACAAGCGCCGCACGCTGCGCGTCTTGGCCATAAGCGCTGCGCTGCTGACAGGCGCCACGTTCTTGAACGGTGCCGCCCAAGCCGCCGGTTACCCCGAACGCCCCATCAACCTGATCGTGTCTTACGGTCCGGGCGGCGGCACGGACCTGGTGGCGCGCATGCTGGCGCCGTTCCTGCAAAAGTACCTGGGTAACGACGCCCGCATCGTGGTGCTGAACCGCCCGGGCGCGGGCGGGGCAATCGGATTTACCGAGCTGGCCCGTGCGCAAGCCGACGGCTATACCATCGGCTTCATCAATACCCCCAATCTGCTGACCATCCCGATTGAACGCAAATCCGCCTTCTCTTGGCAAAGCTATGACCTGCTGGGCAACCTGATCGATGATCCGGGCGCCTTCACGGTGCGTAACGACAATCCGTTGAAGACGCTCGCAGACCTGTCCGATTACGCCAAGAAAAATCCGGGCAAGGTCACCGTGGGCACCACCGGCACGGGTTCGGACGATCATCTGGCCATGCTGCGGTTTGAGCGTTCATCCAACACGCAACTCAGCCATATCCCCTACAAGGGCGCGGGCGAAGTGCGCGGCGCCCTGGCTGGCGGCGAAATCACCATCGGCGCCATCAACGTCGGCGAGGCATTGCAGTATCAGAAAGGCGGCACCCCGCTGCGCTTTCTAGGCCAGATGGGCAAAACGCGCTCGGCAGCGCTGCCGGATGTACCCACGTTCAAAGAACAGGGTTATGACTTTGAACTCGCGTCGTTGCGCGGACTGGCCGCGCCCAAGGGGTTGCCAGAAGAGGTGCGCGGCAAGCTTGTCAGCGCGTTGAAACGCACTGTGGACGATCCGGAGTTCCAGGCCAAGGCCAAGGAAATGTTCGCTCCGCTGCGCTATCTGCCGCCCGCTGAATATGCCAAGGAGCTGGCGGCAGGTGAAGCAGAGTTCCAGCAATTGTGGAAAGCCGCGCCCTGGCTGGACAAATAA
- a CDS encoding DUF4189 domain-containing protein, with protein sequence MMPARFLPLIRAAFAALALMAGLASPAGAAEKLYGGIATDGNHDKTYWALPETSQKEAEAAALAECRRQGGKECKSLNWFSDSCLAYARNSRHDLFPGNSVSPELSAKKAMRRCTAGSPDGKCRLVTMPLCVGPGYSEADMQAPKRAKPADLEALSAKLNDRAYWGAVAENADGGLVYSDGYPAESEAINTLLKWEDCKDCRKVLTYQETCVGLAWVKGSEGRGTRFTALNTDPTAALEASRATCTTKTGAPACVAMVRCSGRAYIDGYAGEDVKPK encoded by the coding sequence ATGATGCCTGCCCGATTCCTACCTTTGATCCGCGCTGCATTTGCCGCTCTTGCTTTGATGGCGGGCCTGGCGTCTCCGGCCGGCGCCGCCGAAAAACTGTATGGCGGCATTGCCACCGACGGCAATCACGATAAGACGTACTGGGCCTTGCCCGAGACGTCGCAGAAAGAGGCGGAGGCAGCGGCGTTGGCCGAATGCCGCCGTCAGGGCGGCAAGGAATGCAAAAGCCTGAACTGGTTCTCGGATAGTTGCCTGGCGTATGCGCGCAACAGCCGCCACGATCTGTTTCCGGGCAATAGCGTGTCGCCCGAGCTGTCCGCGAAAAAAGCCATGCGCCGTTGCACGGCAGGCAGCCCTGACGGCAAATGCCGCTTGGTGACGATGCCGCTGTGCGTAGGCCCGGGGTATAGCGAAGCTGACATGCAGGCGCCCAAACGTGCCAAACCGGCCGATCTGGAAGCCTTGTCCGCCAAGCTGAACGACCGCGCCTATTGGGGCGCAGTTGCTGAAAACGCCGACGGCGGCCTGGTCTATTCGGACGGTTACCCCGCTGAATCCGAGGCGATCAACACGTTGTTGAAGTGGGAAGACTGCAAGGACTGCCGCAAGGTTCTGACCTATCAAGAAACCTGCGTTGGCCTGGCTTGGGTGAAGGGCAGTGAGGGCCGGGGCACGCGTTTCACGGCGCTCAACACCGACCCGACCGCCGCACTTGAAGCATCGCGCGCCACCTGCACCACGAAGACCGGCGCGCCGGCCTGCGTGGCGATGGTGCGTTGCTCGGGCCGCGCCTACATCGACGGTTATGCCGGCGAAGACGTCAAGCCCAAGTAA
- a CDS encoding hydroxyacid dehydrogenase — MTNPLQNKRLCRLDLWLNPVFDQIISAEPGIALSVLPARGDDARTLAGLKTAHAYHVSAAKDELPRQWFVSAELIAQCPDLVCVSSGGAGYDTVDVPACTAAGIAVVNQAGGNAASVAEHTYALLLAVQRRVVESHNRLRHDSGFSREDLMGHEINGTVIGLVGLGQIGTRVARIAQGFGLRVIAHDPLLDAETIRQRGAEPVSLADLLAQSDVVSLHCPLDASTRGLFNAAAFAAMKPGAVFLSTARGGIHDEDALYDALRGGHLRGAGLDVWQQEPPPANAPLLGLPNVVATFHTAGVTHEARRNVAQSSAAQLAAMLRGERPPQLINPEVWPVAAERIAKLK, encoded by the coding sequence GTGACAAATCCCCTGCAAAACAAAAGACTCTGCCGGCTGGATCTGTGGCTGAACCCGGTGTTCGACCAGATCATCAGCGCTGAACCCGGCATCGCGCTGTCGGTGCTGCCCGCAAGAGGCGACGATGCCCGCACACTGGCTGGCTTGAAAACCGCTCACGCCTATCACGTGTCCGCCGCGAAAGACGAACTGCCCCGGCAGTGGTTCGTCAGTGCAGAACTGATCGCGCAATGCCCTGATCTTGTTTGCGTATCTTCTGGCGGCGCTGGCTATGACACGGTTGATGTGCCTGCCTGCACGGCAGCCGGCATCGCCGTCGTAAACCAGGCCGGCGGCAATGCCGCGTCGGTCGCGGAACACACCTACGCCTTGTTGTTGGCCGTGCAACGCCGCGTGGTCGAATCGCACAACCGCCTGCGCCACGACTCGGGTTTTTCACGTGAAGACCTGATGGGCCATGAAATCAATGGCACCGTCATCGGGCTGGTCGGCCTGGGACAGATTGGCACACGCGTCGCCCGCATCGCTCAAGGCTTTGGCCTGCGCGTGATCGCGCATGACCCCCTGCTGGATGCAGAGACCATCCGCCAACGGGGAGCCGAACCGGTCAGTCTGGCCGACCTGCTGGCCCAATCCGATGTGGTGTCTTTGCACTGCCCGCTGGACGCGTCCACACGCGGCCTGTTCAACGCGGCCGCCTTTGCTGCAATGAAACCCGGCGCCGTGTTCCTGTCGACCGCACGCGGCGGCATCCACGACGAAGACGCGCTTTATGACGCACTGCGCGGCGGCCACCTGCGCGGCGCCGGCCTGGACGTCTGGCAACAGGAACCGCCGCCCGCTAACGCGCCGCTGCTGGGCTTGCCCAACGTCGTCGCCACCTTTCACACGGCGGGCGTTACCCACGAGGCGCGGCGCAATGTGGCGCAGTCTTCTGCGGCCCAACTTGCCGCCATGCTGCGAGGCGAACGCCCGCCGCAACTGATCAACCCCGAGGTCTGGCCAGTGGCCGCGGAGCGCATCGCAAAACTGAAGTAG